From the genome of Dryobates pubescens isolate bDryPub1 chromosome 9, bDryPub1.pri, whole genome shotgun sequence, one region includes:
- the MC5R gene encoding melanocortin receptor 5, producing the protein MNMSSQLYVSELNLSAFGSNFTVPTVQSKSSPCEQVVIAAEVFLTLGIVSLLENILVICAIVKNKNLHSPMYFFVCSLAVADMLVSVSNAWETITIYLINNRHIIMEDAFVRHIDNVFDSMICISVVASMCSLLAIAVDRYITIFYALRYHNIMTVKRAGLIIACIWTFCTGCGIIFILYYESTYVIICLITMFFTMLFLMVSLYIHMFLLARTHVKKIAALPGYNSVRQRTSMKGAITLTMLLGIFIVCWAPFFLHLILMISCPQNLYCVCFMSHFNMYLILIMCNSVIDPLIYAFRSQEMRKTFKEIICCYSLGMVCGLSNKY; encoded by the coding sequence ATGAACATGTCCTCACAACTCTATGTTTCTGAACTAAATCTGAGTGCCTTTGGTAGCAACTTTACTGTGCCTACTGTCCAAAGCAAATCATCGCCGTGTGAGCAAGTGGTCATTGCTGCTGAGGTGTTCCTAACTCTGGGCATTGTAAGCCTCCTTGAAAATATCTTAGTTATCTGTGCAATAGTTAAGAACAAGAACTTGCACTCACCcatgtatttttttgtttgcagttTAGCGGTGGCTGACATGCTGGTTAGTGTGTCTAATGCTTGGGAGACAATAACAATATACTTAATAAACAATAGACACATAATTATGGAGGATGCCTTTGTCCGTCATATAGACAATGTCTTTGACTCAATGATATGCATATCTGTGGTGGCTTCCATGTGCAGTCTGCTGGCTATAGCAGTAGACAGGTATATCACTATCTTCTATGCCCTGCGTTATCACAACATCATGACAGTGAAAAGAGCAGGGCTTATAATTGCATGCATCTGGACCTTTTGCACAGGCTGTGGCATTATCTTCATTCTTTATTATGAATCAACTTATGTTATCATTTGTCTCATCACTATGTTTTTTACCATGTTGTTCCTCATGGTTTCCCTGTACATCCATATGTTCCTCCTGGCTCGTACTCATGTGAAGAAAATTGCTGCTTTGCCTGGTTACAACTCTGTCCGTCAAAGAACCAGCATGAAAGGAGCCATCACTCTGACCATGCTTCTCGGCATCTTCATTGTTTGCTGGGCTCCATTCTTCCTTCATCTCATCCTGATGATCTCCTGCCCTCAAAACCTCTACTGTGTTTGTTTCATGTCTCACTTCAACATGTACCTCATTCTCATTATGTGCAACTCAGTGATTGATCCCTTAATCTATGCCTTTCGTAGCCAGGAAATGAGGAAGACCTTCAAGGAGATAATTTGTTGCTATAGCCTGGGAATGGTCTGTGGGTTATCAAACAAGTACTAA